The following coding sequences lie in one Alloacidobacterium dinghuense genomic window:
- a CDS encoding TonB-dependent receptor — protein MRLLWKAVAIVSTLCGTVWAQTSLTSVRGTVTDQSGAVVPGAQIEITNQANGSKQTQIAGSQGEYQFQQLVPGTYLLVASAGGFGVQIKRAELLVNQPATVGFQLSVQAETTTVDVSAQAETLNNADATIGNALTNATIEALPSEGRNVPDLLSVQPGVLYLGRGADKQSDSRTGSVAGARSDQTNVTLDGLDDNDQTQGYAFTGVLRSTLDSVQEFRVTTTNANADAGRSSGGQVSMVTKSGTNEFHGAVYEYNRNTFTVANDWFNKEAQASQGYANVPGKLIRNTFGGALGGPIKKDKFFFFGNYEGQRTAENKQVTRTTPTASFQSGAVKYLSNGNVVTLSPTQVALMDPNCTANGTCPLGPGVNPNALAYFNEYPAANGSALGDGLNLGSYTFSSPYPGSLNTSILKLDYVPTEKHRLFIRGNLQKDTQENVLQFPGQAPSYSYIDNSKGLAAGDTWSISPSLVNDFRYGYVRQGFSNRGTGQGSYVVFRFMDQSTPESRSTLVHVPVNNFIDNFTASKGNHTLSAGVNWRIIDNVRSSDQLSFSEGNTNEYWLANGGAIAGQSVPGSPQSLDPNGFGLPSVDSGFANSYNIAIALITGLVPESIGSYNYSISKDGKTGALLPDGTFLDRHFKANELEYFVQDAWRVRPNLTLTFGLRHTLLQTPYEINGQQLSPTISVHDWFMNRAANAAQGVTDQPDLNFAPSGQARGLKPYWLAQHTNFAPRFAFAYAPDSKTSIRAGFGLYFDHFGQGVVNSFDQLGSFGLTTSISNPASTFSVDTSPRFSGLDVLPPNACSQPVSITYPYVAPNTADCGFAITWGIDDKLKTPYSDVVDFSIQRQLPGGFLFEADYVGRFGRHLLQQLDLAEPLDLVDKKSGMDYFAAGTLMSKLVDANGGNSFASVPAIPYFENMFPDAAGGGKSATQNIYTDIWVANRGNETTALYLLDVACDPGCGGQPNRFYQDQFSSLYSWSTVGSSSYNAGQFILRHAMTRGLQLDFSYTFSNSIDLGSDTERTNELFNTTGVFQQGNSFSEILNSFRPQLNRGVSDFDTRHLISADWVYELPFGQGKAFAGSAGTVLNALIGGWQFSGLSRWSSGLPFTVVEPAWTTNYQVESGMVKTGPVKLRKHIINGAPNAFDDPTTLNNGIQTGYPLRLPYPGEAGERNAYRGDGFFDIDSGLAKSWRITERQNLKFAWEVFNVTNSVRFDTSVSSSTGVALNNVATSNTLGAYASTLTLPRVQQFSLRYAF, from the coding sequence ATGCGTTTGTTGTGGAAGGCAGTTGCTATCGTCAGCACGCTGTGTGGAACCGTGTGGGCGCAGACTTCACTTACTTCGGTTCGCGGAACAGTTACGGATCAAAGTGGCGCTGTTGTCCCTGGCGCACAGATCGAGATCACAAATCAAGCAAACGGATCGAAGCAGACACAGATCGCTGGAAGTCAGGGAGAGTATCAATTCCAACAACTCGTCCCCGGAACATATCTGCTTGTTGCATCCGCGGGTGGATTCGGAGTTCAGATCAAGCGCGCAGAGCTTCTGGTCAATCAACCTGCGACGGTCGGTTTTCAACTCTCAGTGCAGGCAGAAACAACCACAGTGGACGTAAGCGCGCAAGCCGAGACCCTCAACAACGCCGATGCGACCATTGGCAACGCCCTGACGAATGCGACGATCGAGGCACTTCCAAGTGAGGGAAGAAATGTTCCCGATCTGCTCAGCGTTCAGCCCGGAGTCTTGTATCTGGGGCGAGGCGCCGACAAACAAAGCGACAGCCGCACAGGATCTGTCGCAGGAGCGCGCTCCGATCAGACCAACGTCACCCTCGACGGCCTTGACGACAACGATCAGACACAGGGCTACGCATTCACCGGCGTCCTGCGCTCCACGCTCGATTCCGTGCAGGAATTCCGCGTCACCACAACGAATGCCAATGCAGATGCCGGCCGTTCTTCCGGTGGCCAGGTCAGCATGGTCACCAAGTCCGGGACCAATGAGTTTCACGGCGCCGTATACGAGTACAACCGCAACACATTTACCGTGGCGAATGATTGGTTTAACAAAGAGGCGCAGGCTTCTCAGGGTTACGCCAACGTTCCCGGCAAGTTAATCCGTAACACTTTCGGTGGTGCCCTGGGCGGTCCGATCAAAAAGGATAAGTTCTTTTTCTTCGGAAATTATGAAGGTCAGCGAACGGCAGAGAACAAGCAGGTCACGCGCACAACGCCAACAGCCTCATTTCAAAGCGGCGCAGTAAAGTACCTGAGCAACGGTAACGTAGTCACGTTGTCGCCAACGCAGGTTGCGCTCATGGACCCGAATTGCACAGCGAATGGAACCTGCCCGTTAGGTCCTGGCGTGAATCCAAATGCGCTGGCATACTTCAACGAGTATCCCGCTGCCAACGGCTCCGCGCTCGGCGATGGCCTGAACCTCGGCTCCTATACCTTCTCGTCGCCATATCCCGGATCGCTCAATACGTCGATCCTGAAGCTCGATTACGTGCCCACGGAAAAACACCGCCTCTTCATCCGCGGCAACCTGCAAAAGGACACTCAGGAAAACGTTCTTCAATTTCCGGGACAGGCTCCGTCGTATTCGTACATCGATAACAGCAAGGGCCTCGCAGCTGGCGATACCTGGAGCATCTCGCCCTCCCTCGTCAATGATTTTCGCTATGGCTATGTCCGCCAAGGTTTTTCCAATCGCGGTACTGGACAGGGCTCATACGTAGTCTTCCGTTTCATGGACCAATCGACGCCTGAGTCGCGCAGTACGCTCGTGCATGTTCCAGTCAACAACTTCATCGATAACTTCACCGCGTCCAAAGGCAATCACACCCTTTCAGCCGGCGTGAACTGGCGCATCATCGACAACGTCCGCTCTTCCGATCAGCTCTCCTTCAGTGAAGGAAACACCAATGAATACTGGCTCGCAAACGGAGGCGCAATTGCCGGTCAAAGTGTGCCGGGAAGCCCGCAAAGCCTTGATCCCAACGGCTTCGGCTTACCTTCGGTCGACAGCGGTTTCGCGAATTCATACAACATTGCCATCGCGCTCATTACAGGATTAGTTCCGGAATCGATAGGCAGCTACAACTACTCCATTTCCAAAGACGGTAAAACCGGAGCACTCCTGCCCGACGGCACATTTCTTGATCGCCATTTCAAAGCCAATGAGCTTGAGTACTTCGTGCAGGATGCCTGGCGAGTTCGCCCGAACCTGACGCTGACGTTTGGCTTGCGGCACACACTCCTGCAAACGCCGTACGAGATCAACGGTCAGCAACTGTCGCCAACGATTAGCGTGCATGATTGGTTCATGAATCGCGCTGCGAACGCTGCGCAAGGAGTCACCGACCAACCAGACCTGAACTTCGCTCCATCCGGTCAGGCGAGGGGACTGAAACCGTACTGGCTAGCGCAGCACACCAACTTCGCTCCGCGATTCGCTTTTGCCTATGCGCCTGATAGCAAAACCTCTATACGCGCTGGCTTCGGTCTGTACTTCGACCACTTCGGGCAAGGCGTAGTCAATTCATTCGATCAACTCGGATCGTTCGGACTAACGACGAGCATCTCCAATCCGGCAAGCACCTTCAGTGTGGATACGAGTCCTCGATTTAGCGGATTAGATGTGCTGCCGCCGAATGCCTGCTCCCAGCCCGTAAGCATCACGTATCCCTATGTGGCTCCGAACACGGCGGACTGCGGCTTTGCGATTACCTGGGGAATCGATGACAAACTGAAGACTCCGTATTCCGACGTTGTTGACTTTTCCATTCAGCGCCAGCTTCCCGGTGGCTTTCTCTTTGAAGCTGATTACGTAGGCAGGTTTGGTCGCCATCTTTTGCAGCAATTGGATCTCGCTGAGCCTCTCGACCTGGTCGACAAGAAATCCGGCATGGATTATTTCGCTGCCGGAACCCTTATGTCGAAACTGGTCGATGCAAACGGCGGCAATTCGTTTGCCTCTGTGCCAGCGATCCCTTACTTCGAAAACATGTTCCCTGATGCGGCCGGCGGAGGCAAGAGTGCCACGCAAAATATCTACACCGATATATGGGTTGCGAACCGCGGAAACGAAACAACCGCGCTCTACTTGCTCGATGTAGCGTGCGATCCTGGTTGCGGCGGCCAACCCAACCGCTTCTACCAGGATCAATTCTCATCCCTCTACTCATGGTCTACCGTCGGCTCCAGCAGCTACAACGCCGGACAGTTCATTCTGCGCCACGCTATGACTCGGGGCCTTCAACTCGATTTCAGCTACACGTTCTCAAACTCCATCGACTTGGGCTCCGATACCGAGCGCACGAATGAGTTATTCAACACGACAGGCGTCTTTCAGCAGGGGAATAGCTTCAGCGAGATTCTCAACAGCTTCAGGCCACAACTGAATCGCGGCGTTTCCGATTTCGATACGCGACACCTCATCAGTGCTGATTGGGTTTACGAACTCCCCTTCGGTCAGGGCAAAGCGTTTGCCGGTAGCGCGGGCACAGTGCTGAATGCATTGATTGGTGGATGGCAATTCTCGGGCTTGTCGCGCTGGAGCAGCGGCCTTCCGTTTACTGTCGTAGAACCTGCATGGACGACTAACTATCAGGTAGAAAGCGGCATGGTGAAAACGGGTCCGGTAAAGCTCCGCAAGCACATTATCAACGGAGCGCCGAACGCATTTGACGATCCGACCACACTCAATAACGGCATCCAAACTGGATACCCATTGCGCTTGCCGTATCCGGGCGAAGCAGGAGAGCGCAACGCCTATCGCGGCGACGGCTTCTTCGACATCGACTCCGGACTAGCCAAATCATGGCGAATCACGGAACGCCAAAATCTGAAATTTGCATGGGAGGTCTTCAACGTAACAAACTCCGTGCGCTTCGATACCAGCGTCTCGTCCAGCACGGGCGTAGCCCTCAACAACGTAGCCACCAGCAATACATTGGGCGCCTATGCATCAACGCTTACGTTACCGCGAGTGCAACAGTTCTCCCTGCGCTATGCCTTTTAG
- a CDS encoding SEL1-like repeat protein — protein sequence MITQRTFLRMSMCTLTMLSCLIANPVRSQSNALMADIGDASGKSPEGNLKHELQLAGDYMMGRGVPRDLAQSAYWYRKAADQGYPAAQVQLGYFYLAGVGVDRDEAQAAKWFERAAASGSQEGKLNVAVMYLRGSGIAQDPHMGLVLIQELADKKFPRAEDYLGILYLLGVGTEKDSAKAEKWFERAASHQSPEGEYAIGTLYSVVAGHPHDFAKAVDYLRRSADRGYVPGMHSLGLVLVNHPEVNQQPGEALHWLQTAAEGGAYRSSVILGILARDGRGVPKDEAAAYQWFTIAAKQGGAKAQKLLANDLNAARQVLTVDQQSEAEKGAEAWLAAHPHEDIYLHGNELNLAYFPMSEVYATGQDTQQPDKGATRN from the coding sequence ATGATCACTCAAAGAACCTTCCTTCGTATGAGCATGTGCACGCTCACTATGCTCAGCTGCCTAATCGCTAATCCAGTACGGTCGCAATCGAATGCATTGATGGCGGACATCGGCGATGCATCCGGAAAGAGTCCGGAAGGAAATCTCAAGCATGAATTGCAACTCGCCGGTGACTACATGATGGGACGCGGAGTTCCTCGCGACCTTGCACAATCGGCGTATTGGTACCGCAAGGCGGCTGACCAGGGATATCCGGCCGCGCAGGTACAACTGGGCTATTTTTATCTCGCAGGCGTGGGAGTAGATCGCGATGAAGCGCAGGCCGCGAAGTGGTTTGAGCGTGCTGCAGCTTCTGGATCGCAGGAGGGAAAGCTGAACGTGGCCGTAATGTATCTGCGCGGTTCAGGTATCGCCCAGGATCCGCATATGGGCTTGGTACTGATTCAGGAACTAGCTGACAAAAAGTTTCCTAGAGCAGAAGACTATCTTGGCATTCTCTACTTGCTTGGAGTGGGCACGGAGAAGGATTCGGCAAAAGCGGAGAAATGGTTCGAGCGTGCGGCCAGCCATCAAAGCCCGGAGGGCGAATACGCCATCGGAACTCTCTACTCTGTTGTAGCAGGACATCCGCACGACTTTGCCAAAGCTGTAGACTACCTGCGTCGTTCTGCCGACAGAGGGTATGTGCCGGGGATGCATTCTCTCGGGCTGGTGCTGGTGAATCATCCTGAGGTAAATCAGCAACCGGGTGAAGCGCTGCACTGGCTTCAGACTGCAGCCGAGGGCGGCGCCTATCGCTCCTCTGTCATTCTCGGCATATTGGCACGTGATGGCAGAGGCGTTCCTAAAGATGAGGCGGCAGCTTATCAGTGGTTCACGATCGCAGCTAAGCAGGGTGGGGCTAAAGCACAGAAACTTCTTGCAAATGATTTGAATGCAGCTCGCCAGGTTTTAACTGTAGACCAGCAGAGTGAAGCAGAAAAAGGTGCGGAGGCATGGCTGGCCGCGCATCCGCATGAGGATATATATCTTCATGGCAATGAGCTGAACCTTGCGTACTTTCCGATGAGCGAGGTGTATGCTACCGGACAAGACACGCAGCAGCCAGACAAGGGGGCTACCAGAAACTGA
- a CDS encoding sensor histidine kinase codes for MTYRGTRYRMSYRTLLVPWCLHFMLWGIFCLILWWKFRPFIKRSTTKSILLWVAPLSVFVSVLEEAIWVACQPQIPLGMHKWTYWHRLQYFLDSELLDNLIIFWVTFCLFRVILTYQSFREREFVAAQQLTQAQLRALRMQLNPHFLFNTMNSVSSLMRSDMEAADQVLEQLSSMLRITLDRGDQQLVPLTEEVDFIQLYLGIQRTRFHGTVHHYVAIEPEALDALVPTMILQPIVENAYVHGVAKTAGEAFIGIEAQTHEGQLRICVRNSGKGLALRSAAETAKERVGVANVKARLELHYGNAQCFELKEYADGEVQAILLLPLQYPARLTDKNLEYAYDNPGDHR; via the coding sequence ATGACGTACCGAGGAACTCGCTACCGCATGAGCTACCGGACGCTGCTTGTTCCGTGGTGTCTCCACTTCATGTTATGGGGTATCTTTTGCCTGATCTTGTGGTGGAAGTTTCGACCATTTATCAAACGGTCTACAACGAAGTCTATTCTGCTGTGGGTTGCTCCGCTCAGCGTTTTCGTAAGCGTTCTGGAAGAGGCCATCTGGGTTGCCTGTCAACCGCAGATACCTCTTGGGATGCACAAGTGGACTTACTGGCACCGTCTCCAGTACTTTCTAGATTCCGAATTACTCGATAACTTGATTATTTTTTGGGTTACTTTCTGCTTGTTCCGTGTAATTCTCACTTATCAAAGTTTTCGAGAGCGCGAATTTGTGGCCGCGCAGCAGCTGACGCAGGCGCAATTGCGAGCTCTGCGCATGCAGTTGAATCCACATTTTCTCTTTAACACGATGAATAGTGTCTCCAGCCTGATGCGGTCCGATATGGAGGCGGCTGACCAGGTGCTGGAACAACTGAGCAGTATGCTACGTATCACTCTCGACAGAGGCGACCAGCAACTGGTTCCGCTTACTGAAGAGGTGGACTTTATACAGCTTTACCTGGGCATTCAAAGAACGCGGTTTCACGGAACCGTGCACCACTATGTCGCAATCGAACCAGAGGCGCTGGATGCTTTGGTTCCCACTATGATTTTGCAACCCATCGTAGAGAATGCATACGTCCACGGCGTCGCCAAGACGGCCGGAGAGGCGTTCATAGGCATCGAAGCACAAACGCACGAGGGGCAACTAAGGATTTGTGTTCGTAATTCTGGCAAGGGACTGGCACTACGGAGCGCAGCAGAGACCGCCAAAGAGCGGGTGGGCGTGGCCAACGTAAAGGCACGTCTGGAGCTGCACTATGGCAATGCTCAATGCTTTGAGCTGAAGGAATACGCAGACGGGGAAGTGCAAGCGATTCTCCTGCTGCCCCTTCAATACCCTGCCCGTCTAACGGACAAAAATCTGGAGTATGCCTATGACAATCCAGGCGATCATCGCTGA